In the genome of Drosophila subpulchrella strain 33 F10 #4 breed RU33 chromosome 2L, RU_Dsub_v1.1 Primary Assembly, whole genome shotgun sequence, one region contains:
- the LOC119546177 gene encoding accessory gland protein Acp29AB, translating into MLKYFLYAIIALDLWESHAQGQHFSQLQSPVALPQPTLIDQIAAHQQQWFTYTSIKEAETQKKIDKLENLIEHQLRAVQIKMGIALQALRNLMEHTSEEYQEKSKAFQRIDKSRFEQIGSRLFYIERKTPLNWFDAYDKCRQMGGHLATFYNASEFSGVVTRFGASKFWIDIYNMASYHEFVSSLTGRVAPYSNFKTDSQYHDIK; encoded by the exons ATGCTGAAGTATTTCTTATACGCCATCATTGCTTTGGATCTTTGGGAGTCCCATGCTCAGGGACAGCACTTTTCGCAACTCCAAAGTCCAGTGGCCCTTCCGCAACCAACGCTAATTGATCAGATTGCTGCACACCAGCAGCAATGGTTCACATACACTTCCATAAAAGAAGCTGAAACTCAGAAGAAAATCGACAAGTTGGAGAATCTGATAGAACACCAATTGCGGGCGGTACAAATCAAGATGGGTATCGCGCTGCAGGCGCTACGAAATCTTATGGAGCACACGTCGGAAGAATATCAGGAGAAAAGTAAGGCTTTCCAGAGGATCGACAAGTCACGCTTCGAACAGATTGGATCTCGATTATTTTACATTGAGAGAAAAACCCCACTAAATTGGTTTGATGCATACGACAAATGTCGTCAAATGGGCGGTCATCTGGCGACTTTTTATAATGCCAGTGAGTTCAGTGGGGTCGTTACAAGATTTGGAGCTAGCAAGTTCTGGATTGATATCTACAACATGGCAAGTTACCACGAGTTCGTATCGTCGCTAACCGGCAGGGTGGCGCCATATTCTAATTTCAAAACTGATTCACAA TATCATGACATTAAGTAG
- the LOC119548442 gene encoding borealin: MPRTKIPKNSKRNRDVANREEKVRLYELKMDSRLISIDSLESKFLAAVDHQVKTLLGQVQKELANLKMPEVLRLFEELDRFSDFKASDQTQLLASMSMSGSALDGHAPSTTGSRNDEGYLTEDSSIGASGGSILAAHTGSLLRSTKAMRTPGPLNSARARRARRSRSACGDLNVLHSAKPPSVLSSAVANSGRHSRSKMRTPMASRQKAFSADRTPRAQKQMRSGSPTTPPMAFLRYPKPGEVALSKFGSPMVSQVMPDKFANVNIPIRNGVLSLRPKKLDAGEVESNLLENLDEDTLNQIKTLHENLQMIVNKASQAGFK, from the exons ATGCCGCGCACCAAGATACCAAAGAACTCGAAGCGCAACCGTGATGTGGCCAACCGCGAGGAGAAGGTGCGCCTGTACGAGCTGAAAATGGATTCCCGCCTGATCAGCATCGACTCGCTGGAGTCCAAGTTCCTGGCCGCCGTCGACCACCAGGTGAAGACGCTGCTCGGCCAGGTGCAGAAGGAGCTGGCCAACCTCAAGATGCCCGAGGTGCTGCGCCTCTTCGAGGAGCTCGACCGCTTCAGCGACTTCAAGGCCAGCGACCAGACGCAGCTGCTCGCCTCGATGTCCATGAGCGGCAGCGCCCTCgacggccacgccccctcgaCCACCGGGAGTCGCAATGACGAAG GCTACCTTACAGAGGACAGCAGCATCGGGGCCAGCGGCGGCAGCATCCTGGCCGCCCACACAGGCTCCCTGTTGCGGTCCACGAAGGCCATGCGGACTCCCGGACCGCTGAATTCGGCCAGAGCTCGTCGAGCACGCCGCAGTCGATCCGCTTGCGGGGATCTGAATGTCCTGCACTCGGCCAAACCGCCGTCCGTTTTGAGCAGTGCCGTAGCAAACAGTGGTCGTCATTCGCGCAGCAAGATGCGCACACCGATGGCCTCTCGCCAAAAGGCCTTCAGTGCCGATCGCACACCTCGGGCGCAGAAGCAGATGCGCTCGGGATCGCCAACCACTCCGCCGATGGCCTTCCTCCGCTATCCCAAGCCCGGCGAGGTGGCCCTGTCCAAGTTCGGAAGCCCCATGGTGTCCCAAGT AATGCCTGACAAGTTCGCCAACGTGAACATACCCATTCGAAACGGAGTTCTTAGCTTGCGGCCCAAGAAACTGGATGCTGGCGAGGTCGAGTCAAATCTCCTGGAGAACCTGGACGAGGACACCCTCAACCAGATCAAAACACTGCACGAGAACTTGCAGATGATCGTGAATAAGGCCAGCCAGGCGGGATTCAAGTAG
- the LOC119548443 gene encoding borealin isoform X2, protein MPRTKISARRQEQRQKAEREEKVRLAQIRMDSALEQIDELAKRYKQEVDNQIKLIRGRTDKQLLQMKWSDFATLKIKTFAEHQWAVYRGCQKNREALIEVGFLISCNTHLRQLQCCAITKTPRYIFIK, encoded by the exons ATGCCTCGCACCAAGATATCAGCACGTCGTCAGGAGCAGCGCCAGAAGGCTGAACGTGAAGAGAAGGTGCGCCTGGCCCAAATTAGGATGGATTCCGCTCTGGAGCAGATCGATGAGTTGGCCAAGCGCTACAAGCAAGAGGTGGACAACCAAATTAAGCTGATACGCGGTAGGACTGACAAGCAGCTGCTCCAGATGAAATGGTCGGATTTCGCGACATTGAAGATTAAGACCTTCGCTGAGCATCAGTGGGCAG TCTATCGAGGGTGTCAAAAAAATCGCGAAGCGTTGATTGAGGTTGGGTTTCTCATAAGCTGCAATACACATTTGAGGCAACTTCAGTGTTGCGCGATTACTAAGACACCccgttatatttttataaaataa
- the LOC119548443 gene encoding borealin isoform X1: MPRTKISARRQEQRQKAEREEKVRLAQIRMDSALEQIDELAKRYKQEVDNQIKLIRGRTDKQLLQMKWSDFATLKIKTFAEHQWAVPKPPTTRSLSICRARTRTPQNSQFSQFSRLQTQSADRALRGDTMSFVRWPRAGEQVLSKAGSPLAVQTQPDRCADVHIPTKNGVITVKPHKINSVKREVLMQLDENTLNQVKTLNANLGLIVDMATKMAKLKP; the protein is encoded by the exons ATGCCTCGCACCAAGATATCAGCACGTCGTCAGGAGCAGCGCCAGAAGGCTGAACGTGAAGAGAAGGTGCGCCTGGCCCAAATTAGGATGGATTCCGCTCTGGAGCAGATCGATGAGTTGGCCAAGCGCTACAAGCAAGAGGTGGACAACCAAATTAAGCTGATACGCGGTAGGACTGACAAGCAGCTGCTCCAGATGAAATGGTCGGATTTCGCGACATTGAAGATTAAGACCTTCGCTGAGCATCAGTGGGCAG TTCCCAAGCCACCCACAACTCGTAGCCTATCCATCTGTCGCGCTCGTACCCGGACTCCACAGAATTCGCAGTTCTCACAGTTTTCGCGACTCCAGACGCAGTCGGCCGACAGGGCACTTAGAGGCGATACCATGAGCTTTGTGCGATGGCCCCGGGCCGGGGAGCAGGTCCTCTCGAAGGCCGGAAGTCCCCTGGCCGTCCAGACGCAGCCGGATCGCTGTGCCGACGTGCACATTCCAACCAAAAATGGTGTGATCACCGTCAAACCTCACAAGATTAATTCCGTGAAGCGGGAAGTGCTGATGCAGCTGGATGAAAACACCCTCAACCAAGTGAAGACGCTGAACGCCAATCTCGGACTGATCGTGGATATGGCCACAAAGATGGCTAAACTCAAACCCTAA